A stretch of Rhododendron vialii isolate Sample 1 chromosome 4a, ASM3025357v1 DNA encodes these proteins:
- the LOC131322788 gene encoding uncharacterized protein LOC131322788 isoform X3: MEKLTNLLLLDLRDCGQLEFIPRGVISNLTSLEELYLPDTFDQWEATDHKRQDKSIRNVTLEELRWSLSTGQLTTLQMNVPDVMLLPKEGLNFENLKIFWISVGLYSYSANISSQRYTPYTNLPGTRVFKCERSSLPNEFIPLVDKAESLYLKDIEGLKKLLQDRGVGNNRFLDLKYLEVRSCDDYLEYLIGEPKSFDQSHGLLYPSKSFNNLIEVIVERCELKYLFSPFSTRGLVHLKKLKVKSCEIMEEIVGFEGQNDEDKLTSAVNFSKLSQLQLTDLPNLISFYAKKEKTRTTMGSSSAHAQPLFNEKVVFPVLEILTICGVGNIIEILDNHSIAVWQEQGSFCKLMEMNVDECDKLMHVYPSNMHPLLKNLEKLNVDDCGIMKGVVRFEGQLGEDGLRNDPICFHKLTNLSLSNLPNLVSFCTESGTVPGTTNDDATIHGQSIFNEKAIFPVLERLFIRMLDNIIKIWDNQSIAVVEDGLRNEVASPALEHLEMVGAPKLTEVQDKQPLPQPRIEVESLSKLECIMIGGCNQLLYVFPSNMLPQNLQELEIENCDVLEVIVSKELKEKEAINHDIIVFPQLKSVTLRYLPKLKSFYTETQGLFSDKVAFPVLKSLSFENLDKITRIWDNQPLSELEKEAKSFYQLMDIYVLCCVHLEYILPFYMLPQLKNLQELTICGCTKMEVIISKNPKEKEATINDTILFPQLKTVKLNELPNLKSLCTETQLFFSNKDAFPVLETIKLVPKGTLEFLWNEMAPTKEVSTEECGTSGKESDHNGEQG, encoded by the exons ATGGAAAAGTTGACCAATCTTCTTTTGTTAGATCTCAGAGATTGTGGACAGCTGGAGTTTATCCCACGAGGTGTCATATCCAATTTGACTAGCCTGGAAGAATTATACTTACCAGATACTTTTGACCAATGGGAGGCCACAGATCACAAGAGGCAGGACAAAAGCATAAGAAATGTGACCCTCGAGGAGCTAAGGTGGTCATTGAGTACTGGCCAACTAACCACTTTACAGATGAATGTACCGGATGTCATGCTATTGCCCAAGGAGGGCCTAAACTTTGAGAATTTGAAGATATTTTGGATCTCAGTGGGACTGTATTCTTACTCTGCGAATATTTCTTCTCAAAGATACACGCCGTATACAAATTTACCAGGGACAAGGGTATTTAAATGTGAACGGTCTTCTTTGCCAAATGAGTTCATCCCATTGGTGGACAAAGCTGAATCGCTATATCTCAAGGACATCGAGGGTTTGAAGAAGTTGCTTCAAGACAGAGGAGTTGGTAATAATAGATTTCTTGACTTGAAATACCTCGAAGTTAGGTCATGTGATGATTACTTGGAATATCTTATTGGTGAGCCAAAATCATTTGACCAAAGTCATGGGCTACTATATCCCTCaaagtcgttcaataatttaattGAGGTAATTGTTGAAAGATGTGAGTTAAAGTATCTCTTCTCCCCATTCTCCACAAGAGGACTTGTCCAcctaaaaaagttaaaagtaaaATCCTGTGAAATCATGGAGGAAATAGTTGGATTTGAAGGACAAAATGATGAAGATAAACTCACAAGTGCGGTGAACTTCAGTAAACTGAGTCAATTGCAATTGACGGATCTACCAAATCTCATAAGCTTCTACGCGAAAAAGGAAAAGACACGAACAACCATGGGAAGTTCTTCTGCCCATGCCCAACCTCTCTTCAATGAAAAG GTTGTTTTCCCCGTCTTGGAGATATTGACCATTTGTGGGGTGGGTAACATAATAGAGATTTTGGACAACCACTCAATTGCAGTCTGGCAAGAACAAGGGTCCTTCTGCAAACTGATGGAAATGAATGTCGATGAATGCGATAAACTGATGCATGTGTATCCGTCTAATATGCATCCATTGTTAAAGAATCTAGAAAAGCTAAATGTAGATGATTGTGGAATCATGAAGGGAGTGGTTAGATTTGAAGGACAACTAGGTGAAGATGGACTCAGAAATGATCCGATATGTTTCCACAAATTGACTAATTTGAGCTTGTCAAATCTTCCAAATCTTGTAAGCTTCTGTACTGAATCAGGGACGGTACCGGGCACAACCAACGACGACGCTACTATCCATGGACAATCCATTTTCAATGAAAAG GCTATTTTTCCTGTCTTGGAGAGATTGTTCATTCGTATGTTGGATAACATAATAAAGATTTGGGACAATCAATCAATTGCTGTCGTGGA aGATGGACTTAGAAATGAG GTTGCTTCCCCTGCCCTGGAACATTTAGAGATGGTTGGGGCGCCAAAGCTAACAGAGGTTCAGGATAAGCAACCACTCCCACAACCTAGAATAGAAGTTGAATCCTTGAGCAAACTGGAGTGCATTATGATTGGGGGCTGTAACCAATTGTTGTATGTATTTCCCTCCAATATGCTTCCTCAGAATCTGCAAGAACTCGAGATAGAAAATTGTGACGTGTTGGAGGTCATAGTCTCAAAGGAACTGAAGGAGAAAGAAGCGATCAACCATGACATCATTGTGTTCCCTCAGTTAAAGTCTGTGACACTTCGGTATTTGCCTAAGCTCAAAAGTTTCTATACCGAAACGCAAGGCCTCTTCTCCGACAAG GTTGCTTTTCCTGTCTTGAAAAGTTTGTCTTTTGAGAATTTAGATAAGATAACAAGAATTTGGGACAACCAACCACTCTCAGAACTagaaaaagaagctaaatcCTTCTACCAACTTATGGACATTTATGTTCTGTGTTGTGTGCACTTGGAGTATATATTGCCCTTCTATATGCTTCCTCAGTTAAAGAATCTGCAAGAACTCACTATATGCGGATGTACGAAGATGGAGGTGATAATCTCAAAGAACCCGAAGGAGAAAGAAGCCACCATCAATGATACCATTTTGTTCCCTCAGTTAAAGACCGTGAAACTTAATGAGTTGCCTAATCTCAAAAGTTTATGTACTGAAACGCAACTCTTCTTCTCCAACAAG GATGCATTCCCAGTATTGGAGACAATAAAACTAGTCCCTAAAGGTACTTTAGAGTTTCTCTGGAACGAGATGGCCCCTACGAAAGAGGTATCCACGGAG GAATGTGGTACAAGTGGCAAAGAAAGTGACCATAATGGTGAACAAGGCTGA
- the LOC131322788 gene encoding uncharacterized protein LOC131322788 isoform X5, whose protein sequence is MEKLTNLLLLDLRDCGQLEFIPRGVISNLTSLEELYLPDTFDQWEATDHKRQDKSIRNVTLEELRWSLSTGQLTTLQMNVPDVMLLPKEGLNFENLKIFWISVGLYSYSANISSQRYTPYTNLPGTRVFKCERSSLPNEFIPLVDKAESLYLKDIEGLKKLLQDRGVGNNRFLDLKYLEVRSCDDYLEYLIGEPKSFDQSHGLLYPSKSFNNLIEVIVERCELKYLFSPFSTRGLVHLKKLKVKSCEIMEEIVGFEGQNDEDKLTSAVNFSKLSQLQLTDLPNLISFYAKKEKTRTTMGSSSAHAQPLFNEKAIFPVLERLFIRMLDNIIKIWDNQSIAVVEERGSFCQLTDVHVESCNKLMHVLSSNMHPLLKNLKELVLRNYGTMKGITEFEREIEEDGLRNEVASPALEHLEMVGAPKLTEVQDKQPLPQPRIEVESLSKLECIMIGGCNQLLYVFPSNMLPQNLQELEIENCDVLEVIVSKELKEKEAINHDIIVFPQLKSVTLRYLPKLKSFYTETQGLFSDKVAFPVLKSLSFENLDKITRIWDNQPLSELEKEAKSFYQLMDIYVLCCVHLEYILPFYMLPQLKNLQELTICGCTKMEVIISKNPKEKEATINDTILFPQLKTVKLNELPNLKSLCTETQLFFSNKDAFPVLETIKLVPKGTLEFLWNEMAPTKEVSTEECGTSGKESDHNGEQG, encoded by the exons ATGGAAAAGTTGACCAATCTTCTTTTGTTAGATCTCAGAGATTGTGGACAGCTGGAGTTTATCCCACGAGGTGTCATATCCAATTTGACTAGCCTGGAAGAATTATACTTACCAGATACTTTTGACCAATGGGAGGCCACAGATCACAAGAGGCAGGACAAAAGCATAAGAAATGTGACCCTCGAGGAGCTAAGGTGGTCATTGAGTACTGGCCAACTAACCACTTTACAGATGAATGTACCGGATGTCATGCTATTGCCCAAGGAGGGCCTAAACTTTGAGAATTTGAAGATATTTTGGATCTCAGTGGGACTGTATTCTTACTCTGCGAATATTTCTTCTCAAAGATACACGCCGTATACAAATTTACCAGGGACAAGGGTATTTAAATGTGAACGGTCTTCTTTGCCAAATGAGTTCATCCCATTGGTGGACAAAGCTGAATCGCTATATCTCAAGGACATCGAGGGTTTGAAGAAGTTGCTTCAAGACAGAGGAGTTGGTAATAATAGATTTCTTGACTTGAAATACCTCGAAGTTAGGTCATGTGATGATTACTTGGAATATCTTATTGGTGAGCCAAAATCATTTGACCAAAGTCATGGGCTACTATATCCCTCaaagtcgttcaataatttaattGAGGTAATTGTTGAAAGATGTGAGTTAAAGTATCTCTTCTCCCCATTCTCCACAAGAGGACTTGTCCAcctaaaaaagttaaaagtaaaATCCTGTGAAATCATGGAGGAAATAGTTGGATTTGAAGGACAAAATGATGAAGATAAACTCACAAGTGCGGTGAACTTCAGTAAACTGAGTCAATTGCAATTGACGGATCTACCAAATCTCATAAGCTTCTACGCGAAAAAGGAAAAGACACGAACAACCATGGGAAGTTCTTCTGCCCATGCCCAACCTCTCTTCAATGAAAAG GCTATTTTTCCTGTCTTGGAGAGATTGTTCATTCGTATGTTGGATAACATAATAAAGATTTGGGACAATCAATCAATTGCTGTCGTGGAGGAACGAGGGTCTTTCTGCCAATTGACAGACGTGCATGTCGAAAGTTGCAATAAACTGATGCATGTGTTGTCGTCTAATATGCATCCACTGTTAAAGAATCTAAAAGAGTTAGTACTACGCAACTATGGAACCATGAAGGGAATAACTGAAtttgagagagaaatagaagaaGATGGACTTAGAAATGAG GTTGCTTCCCCTGCCCTGGAACATTTAGAGATGGTTGGGGCGCCAAAGCTAACAGAGGTTCAGGATAAGCAACCACTCCCACAACCTAGAATAGAAGTTGAATCCTTGAGCAAACTGGAGTGCATTATGATTGGGGGCTGTAACCAATTGTTGTATGTATTTCCCTCCAATATGCTTCCTCAGAATCTGCAAGAACTCGAGATAGAAAATTGTGACGTGTTGGAGGTCATAGTCTCAAAGGAACTGAAGGAGAAAGAAGCGATCAACCATGACATCATTGTGTTCCCTCAGTTAAAGTCTGTGACACTTCGGTATTTGCCTAAGCTCAAAAGTTTCTATACCGAAACGCAAGGCCTCTTCTCCGACAAG GTTGCTTTTCCTGTCTTGAAAAGTTTGTCTTTTGAGAATTTAGATAAGATAACAAGAATTTGGGACAACCAACCACTCTCAGAACTagaaaaagaagctaaatcCTTCTACCAACTTATGGACATTTATGTTCTGTGTTGTGTGCACTTGGAGTATATATTGCCCTTCTATATGCTTCCTCAGTTAAAGAATCTGCAAGAACTCACTATATGCGGATGTACGAAGATGGAGGTGATAATCTCAAAGAACCCGAAGGAGAAAGAAGCCACCATCAATGATACCATTTTGTTCCCTCAGTTAAAGACCGTGAAACTTAATGAGTTGCCTAATCTCAAAAGTTTATGTACTGAAACGCAACTCTTCTTCTCCAACAAG GATGCATTCCCAGTATTGGAGACAATAAAACTAGTCCCTAAAGGTACTTTAGAGTTTCTCTGGAACGAGATGGCCCCTACGAAAGAGGTATCCACGGAG GAATGTGGTACAAGTGGCAAAGAAAGTGACCATAATGGTGAACAAGGCTGA
- the LOC131322788 gene encoding uncharacterized protein LOC131322788 isoform X4 — MEKLTNLLLLDLRDCGQLEFIPRGVISNLTSLEELYLPDTFDQWEATDHKRQDKSIRNVTLEELRWSLSTGQLTTLQMNVPDVMLLPKEGLNFENLKIFWISVGLYSYSANISSQRYTPYTNLPGTRVFKCERSSLPNEFIPLVDKAESLYLKDIEGLKKLLQDRGVGNNRFLDLKYLEVRSCDDYLEYLIGEPKSFDQSHGLLYPSKSFNNLIEVIVERCELKYLFSPFSTRGLVHLKKLKVKSCEIMEEIVGFEGQNDEDKLTSAVNFSKLSQLQLTDLPNLISFYAKKEKTRTTMGSSSAHAQPLFNEKVVFPVLEILTICGVGNIIEILDNHSIAVWQEQGSFCKLMEMNVDECDKLMHVYPSNMHPLLKNLEKLNVDDCGIMKGVVRFEGQLGEDGLRNDPICFHKLTNLSLSNLPNLVSFCTESGTVPGTTNDDATIHGQSIFNEKVASPALEHLEMVGAPKLTEVQDKQPLPQPRIEVESLSKLECIMIGGCNQLLYVFPSNMLPQNLQELEIENCDVLEVIVSKELKEKEAINHDIIVFPQLKSVTLRYLPKLKSFYTETQGLFSDKVAFPVLKSLSFENLDKITRIWDNQPLSELEKEAKSFYQLMDIYVLCCVHLEYILPFYMLPQLKNLQELTICGCTKMEVIISKNPKEKEATINDTILFPQLKTVKLNELPNLKSLCTETQLFFSNKDAFPVLETIKLVPKGTLEFLWNEMAPTKEVSTEECGTSGKESDHNGEQG, encoded by the exons ATGGAAAAGTTGACCAATCTTCTTTTGTTAGATCTCAGAGATTGTGGACAGCTGGAGTTTATCCCACGAGGTGTCATATCCAATTTGACTAGCCTGGAAGAATTATACTTACCAGATACTTTTGACCAATGGGAGGCCACAGATCACAAGAGGCAGGACAAAAGCATAAGAAATGTGACCCTCGAGGAGCTAAGGTGGTCATTGAGTACTGGCCAACTAACCACTTTACAGATGAATGTACCGGATGTCATGCTATTGCCCAAGGAGGGCCTAAACTTTGAGAATTTGAAGATATTTTGGATCTCAGTGGGACTGTATTCTTACTCTGCGAATATTTCTTCTCAAAGATACACGCCGTATACAAATTTACCAGGGACAAGGGTATTTAAATGTGAACGGTCTTCTTTGCCAAATGAGTTCATCCCATTGGTGGACAAAGCTGAATCGCTATATCTCAAGGACATCGAGGGTTTGAAGAAGTTGCTTCAAGACAGAGGAGTTGGTAATAATAGATTTCTTGACTTGAAATACCTCGAAGTTAGGTCATGTGATGATTACTTGGAATATCTTATTGGTGAGCCAAAATCATTTGACCAAAGTCATGGGCTACTATATCCCTCaaagtcgttcaataatttaattGAGGTAATTGTTGAAAGATGTGAGTTAAAGTATCTCTTCTCCCCATTCTCCACAAGAGGACTTGTCCAcctaaaaaagttaaaagtaaaATCCTGTGAAATCATGGAGGAAATAGTTGGATTTGAAGGACAAAATGATGAAGATAAACTCACAAGTGCGGTGAACTTCAGTAAACTGAGTCAATTGCAATTGACGGATCTACCAAATCTCATAAGCTTCTACGCGAAAAAGGAAAAGACACGAACAACCATGGGAAGTTCTTCTGCCCATGCCCAACCTCTCTTCAATGAAAAG GTTGTTTTCCCCGTCTTGGAGATATTGACCATTTGTGGGGTGGGTAACATAATAGAGATTTTGGACAACCACTCAATTGCAGTCTGGCAAGAACAAGGGTCCTTCTGCAAACTGATGGAAATGAATGTCGATGAATGCGATAAACTGATGCATGTGTATCCGTCTAATATGCATCCATTGTTAAAGAATCTAGAAAAGCTAAATGTAGATGATTGTGGAATCATGAAGGGAGTGGTTAGATTTGAAGGACAACTAGGTGAAGATGGACTCAGAAATGATCCGATATGTTTCCACAAATTGACTAATTTGAGCTTGTCAAATCTTCCAAATCTTGTAAGCTTCTGTACTGAATCAGGGACGGTACCGGGCACAACCAACGACGACGCTACTATCCATGGACAATCCATTTTCAATGAAAAG GTTGCTTCCCCTGCCCTGGAACATTTAGAGATGGTTGGGGCGCCAAAGCTAACAGAGGTTCAGGATAAGCAACCACTCCCACAACCTAGAATAGAAGTTGAATCCTTGAGCAAACTGGAGTGCATTATGATTGGGGGCTGTAACCAATTGTTGTATGTATTTCCCTCCAATATGCTTCCTCAGAATCTGCAAGAACTCGAGATAGAAAATTGTGACGTGTTGGAGGTCATAGTCTCAAAGGAACTGAAGGAGAAAGAAGCGATCAACCATGACATCATTGTGTTCCCTCAGTTAAAGTCTGTGACACTTCGGTATTTGCCTAAGCTCAAAAGTTTCTATACCGAAACGCAAGGCCTCTTCTCCGACAAG GTTGCTTTTCCTGTCTTGAAAAGTTTGTCTTTTGAGAATTTAGATAAGATAACAAGAATTTGGGACAACCAACCACTCTCAGAACTagaaaaagaagctaaatcCTTCTACCAACTTATGGACATTTATGTTCTGTGTTGTGTGCACTTGGAGTATATATTGCCCTTCTATATGCTTCCTCAGTTAAAGAATCTGCAAGAACTCACTATATGCGGATGTACGAAGATGGAGGTGATAATCTCAAAGAACCCGAAGGAGAAAGAAGCCACCATCAATGATACCATTTTGTTCCCTCAGTTAAAGACCGTGAAACTTAATGAGTTGCCTAATCTCAAAAGTTTATGTACTGAAACGCAACTCTTCTTCTCCAACAAG GATGCATTCCCAGTATTGGAGACAATAAAACTAGTCCCTAAAGGTACTTTAGAGTTTCTCTGGAACGAGATGGCCCCTACGAAAGAGGTATCCACGGAG GAATGTGGTACAAGTGGCAAAGAAAGTGACCATAATGGTGAACAAGGCTGA
- the LOC131322788 gene encoding uncharacterized protein LOC131322788 isoform X1, with protein sequence MEKLTNLLLLDLRDCGQLEFIPRGVISNLTSLEELYLPDTFDQWEATDHKRQDKSIRNVTLEELRWSLSTGQLTTLQMNVPDVMLLPKEGLNFENLKIFWISVGLYSYSANISSQRYTPYTNLPGTRVFKCERSSLPNEFIPLVDKAESLYLKDIEGLKKLLQDRGVGNNRFLDLKYLEVRSCDDYLEYLIGEPKSFDQSHGLLYPSKSFNNLIEVIVERCELKYLFSPFSTRGLVHLKKLKVKSCEIMEEIVGFEGQNDEDKLTSAVNFSKLSQLQLTDLPNLISFYAKKEKTRTTMGSSSAHAQPLFNEKVVFPVLEILTICGVGNIIEILDNHSIAVWQEQGSFCKLMEMNVDECDKLMHVYPSNMHPLLKNLEKLNVDDCGIMKGVVRFEGQLGEDGLRNDPICFHKLTNLSLSNLPNLVSFCTESGTVPGTTNDDATIHGQSIFNEKAIFPVLERLFIRMLDNIIKIWDNQSIAVVEERGSFCQLTDVHVESCNKLMHVLSSNMHPLLKNLKELVLRNYGTMKGITEFEREIEEDGLRNEVASPALEHLEMVGAPKLTEVQDKQPLPQPRIEVESLSKLECIMIGGCNQLLYVFPSNMLPQNLQELEIENCDVLEVIVSKELKEKEAINHDIIVFPQLKSVTLRYLPKLKSFYTETQGLFSDKVAFPVLKSLSFENLDKITRIWDNQPLSELEKEAKSFYQLMDIYVLCCVHLEYILPFYMLPQLKNLQELTICGCTKMEVIISKNPKEKEATINDTILFPQLKTVKLNELPNLKSLCTETQLFFSNKDAFPVLETIKLVPKGTLEFLWNEMAPTKEVSTEECGTSGKESDHNGEQG encoded by the exons ATGGAAAAGTTGACCAATCTTCTTTTGTTAGATCTCAGAGATTGTGGACAGCTGGAGTTTATCCCACGAGGTGTCATATCCAATTTGACTAGCCTGGAAGAATTATACTTACCAGATACTTTTGACCAATGGGAGGCCACAGATCACAAGAGGCAGGACAAAAGCATAAGAAATGTGACCCTCGAGGAGCTAAGGTGGTCATTGAGTACTGGCCAACTAACCACTTTACAGATGAATGTACCGGATGTCATGCTATTGCCCAAGGAGGGCCTAAACTTTGAGAATTTGAAGATATTTTGGATCTCAGTGGGACTGTATTCTTACTCTGCGAATATTTCTTCTCAAAGATACACGCCGTATACAAATTTACCAGGGACAAGGGTATTTAAATGTGAACGGTCTTCTTTGCCAAATGAGTTCATCCCATTGGTGGACAAAGCTGAATCGCTATATCTCAAGGACATCGAGGGTTTGAAGAAGTTGCTTCAAGACAGAGGAGTTGGTAATAATAGATTTCTTGACTTGAAATACCTCGAAGTTAGGTCATGTGATGATTACTTGGAATATCTTATTGGTGAGCCAAAATCATTTGACCAAAGTCATGGGCTACTATATCCCTCaaagtcgttcaataatttaattGAGGTAATTGTTGAAAGATGTGAGTTAAAGTATCTCTTCTCCCCATTCTCCACAAGAGGACTTGTCCAcctaaaaaagttaaaagtaaaATCCTGTGAAATCATGGAGGAAATAGTTGGATTTGAAGGACAAAATGATGAAGATAAACTCACAAGTGCGGTGAACTTCAGTAAACTGAGTCAATTGCAATTGACGGATCTACCAAATCTCATAAGCTTCTACGCGAAAAAGGAAAAGACACGAACAACCATGGGAAGTTCTTCTGCCCATGCCCAACCTCTCTTCAATGAAAAG GTTGTTTTCCCCGTCTTGGAGATATTGACCATTTGTGGGGTGGGTAACATAATAGAGATTTTGGACAACCACTCAATTGCAGTCTGGCAAGAACAAGGGTCCTTCTGCAAACTGATGGAAATGAATGTCGATGAATGCGATAAACTGATGCATGTGTATCCGTCTAATATGCATCCATTGTTAAAGAATCTAGAAAAGCTAAATGTAGATGATTGTGGAATCATGAAGGGAGTGGTTAGATTTGAAGGACAACTAGGTGAAGATGGACTCAGAAATGATCCGATATGTTTCCACAAATTGACTAATTTGAGCTTGTCAAATCTTCCAAATCTTGTAAGCTTCTGTACTGAATCAGGGACGGTACCGGGCACAACCAACGACGACGCTACTATCCATGGACAATCCATTTTCAATGAAAAG GCTATTTTTCCTGTCTTGGAGAGATTGTTCATTCGTATGTTGGATAACATAATAAAGATTTGGGACAATCAATCAATTGCTGTCGTGGAGGAACGAGGGTCTTTCTGCCAATTGACAGACGTGCATGTCGAAAGTTGCAATAAACTGATGCATGTGTTGTCGTCTAATATGCATCCACTGTTAAAGAATCTAAAAGAGTTAGTACTACGCAACTATGGAACCATGAAGGGAATAACTGAAtttgagagagaaatagaagaaGATGGACTTAGAAATGAG GTTGCTTCCCCTGCCCTGGAACATTTAGAGATGGTTGGGGCGCCAAAGCTAACAGAGGTTCAGGATAAGCAACCACTCCCACAACCTAGAATAGAAGTTGAATCCTTGAGCAAACTGGAGTGCATTATGATTGGGGGCTGTAACCAATTGTTGTATGTATTTCCCTCCAATATGCTTCCTCAGAATCTGCAAGAACTCGAGATAGAAAATTGTGACGTGTTGGAGGTCATAGTCTCAAAGGAACTGAAGGAGAAAGAAGCGATCAACCATGACATCATTGTGTTCCCTCAGTTAAAGTCTGTGACACTTCGGTATTTGCCTAAGCTCAAAAGTTTCTATACCGAAACGCAAGGCCTCTTCTCCGACAAG GTTGCTTTTCCTGTCTTGAAAAGTTTGTCTTTTGAGAATTTAGATAAGATAACAAGAATTTGGGACAACCAACCACTCTCAGAACTagaaaaagaagctaaatcCTTCTACCAACTTATGGACATTTATGTTCTGTGTTGTGTGCACTTGGAGTATATATTGCCCTTCTATATGCTTCCTCAGTTAAAGAATCTGCAAGAACTCACTATATGCGGATGTACGAAGATGGAGGTGATAATCTCAAAGAACCCGAAGGAGAAAGAAGCCACCATCAATGATACCATTTTGTTCCCTCAGTTAAAGACCGTGAAACTTAATGAGTTGCCTAATCTCAAAAGTTTATGTACTGAAACGCAACTCTTCTTCTCCAACAAG GATGCATTCCCAGTATTGGAGACAATAAAACTAGTCCCTAAAGGTACTTTAGAGTTTCTCTGGAACGAGATGGCCCCTACGAAAGAGGTATCCACGGAG GAATGTGGTACAAGTGGCAAAGAAAGTGACCATAATGGTGAACAAGGCTGA